The Benincasa hispida cultivar B227 chromosome 9, ASM972705v1, whole genome shotgun sequence genome has a segment encoding these proteins:
- the LOC120085741 gene encoding probable alkaline/neutral invertase D gives MDGLGLRNVSSHCSISEMDDYDLSRLLDKPKLNIERQRSFDERSLSELSISLARGGLDNFESSYSPGGRSGFDTPASSTRNSFEPHPMIAEAWEALRRSLVYFRGQPVGTIAAYDHASEEVLNYDQVFVRDFVPSALAFLMNGEPEIVKNFLLKTLQLQGWEKRIDRFKLGEGAMPASFKVLHDPVRKTDTIAADFGESAIGRVAPVDSGFWWIILLRAYTKSTGDLSLAETPECQKGMRLILTLCLSEGFDTFPTLLCADGCSMIDRRMGIYGYPIEIQALFFMALRCALAMLKHDAEGKECIERIVKRLHALSYHMRSYFWLDFQQLNDIYRYKTEEYSHTAVNKFNVIPDSIPEWVFDFMPTRGGYFVGNVSPARMDFRWFALGNCVAILSSLATPEQSMAIMDLIESRWEELVGEMPLKISYPAIESHEWRIITGCDPKNTRWSYHNGGSWPVLLWLLTAACIKTGRPQIARRAIELAESRLLKDSWPEYYDGKLGRYIGKQARKYQTWSIAGYLVAKMMLEDPSHLGMISLEEDKQMKPLIKRSSSWTC, from the exons ATGGATGGGCTGGGACTTCGAAATGTGAGCTCTCATTGCTCGATCTCTGAGATGGATGATTATGATCTTTCTCGACTTCTTGATAAGCCTAAGCTCAATATTGAGAGGCAAAGATCATTTGATGAGAGGTCCCTCAGTGAGCTGTCCATCAGCCTTGCTAGGGGAGGCTTGGACAACTTTGAGAGCTCCTATTCACCTGGTGGAAGGTCAGGTTTCGATACCCCAGCTTCATCTACCAGAAACTCGTTTGAGCCCCACCCAATGATTGCTGAAGCATGGGAGGCTTTGCGGAGATCCTTGGTGTATTTTCGTGGCCAACCAGTTGGAACCATTGCAGCATACGACCATGCCTCGGAGGAAGTTTTGAATTATGATCAG GTTTTTGTTCGGGATTTTGTACCAAGTGCTTTGGCTTTTCTGATGAACGGGGAACCTGAAATAGTTAAGAACTTCCTGTTAAAGACTCTGCAGCTTCAGGGATGGGAAAAAAGAATAGACAGATTCAAGCTTGGGGAAGGTGCAATGCCAGCTAGCTTTAAGGTTCTTCATGATCCTGTTAGAAAAACAGATACCATCGCTGCTGATTTTGGAGAGAGTGCGATAGGAAGAGTTGCTCCTGTTGACTCTGGATTCTGGTGGATCATTCTTCTCCGTGCATATACAAAGTCAACAGGTGATCTATCTCTGGCTGAAACACCAGAGTGTCAGAAGGGAATGAGActtattttaactttatgtcTTTCGGAGGGGTTTGATACATTCCCAACTCTACTTTGTGCTGATGGATGCTCCATGATTGATCGAAGAATG GGTATATATGGTTATCCTATAGAAATTCAAGCCCTTTTCTTCATGGCCTTGAGATGTGCTCTGGCTATGCTGAAACATGATGCTGAAGGAAAAGAGTGCATAGAGCGTATTGTGAAGCGTTTGCATGCCTTAAGTTATCACATGAGGAGTTATTTCTGGCTTGATTTCCAGCAACTAAACGACATCTACCGTTATAAAACTGAAGAGTATTCACATACAGCTGTAAATAAGTTCAATGTCATCCCAGATTCAATCCCAGAATGGGTGTTTGATTTCATGCCCACACGTGGCGGATACTTTGTTGGTAACGTTAGTCCTGCACGAATGGACTTTAGATGGTTTGCTTTAGGTAATTGTGTTGCAATTCTATCATCTCTTGCCACCCCTGAGCAATCAATGGCTATTATGGATCTTATTGAATCACGCTGGGAAGAGCTGGTTGGAGAAATGCCTTTGAAAATATCATATCCTGCCATAGAAAGCCATGAGTGGCGAATTATTACTGGTTGTGATCCGAAGAATACAAGGTGGAGCTACCATAATGGTGGATCTTGGCCAG TGCTACTATGGCTGCTAACAGCCGCCTGCATTAAAACTGGACGACCACAGATTGCTAGAAGAGCCATCGAGCTAGCCGAGAGTCGTTTGCTGAAGGATAGTTGGCCCGAATACTATGATGGAAAGTTAGGAAGATACATTGGAAAACAAGCAAGGAAATACCAGACATGGTCGATAGCTGGATACTTGGTTGCAAAGATGATGTTGGAAGATCCATCACACTTGGGGATGATTTCACTTGAAGAGGACAAGCAAATGAAGCCACTGATCAAGAGATCATCATCATGGACCTGCTGA